A window of Merismopedia glauca CCAP 1448/3 contains these coding sequences:
- a CDS encoding ABC transporter ATP-binding protein codes for MPLLGGYAIVRLENISKIYGIGETLVQALGGVSLTVKAGEYCSIMGASGSGKSTAMNIIGCLDRPTSGKYYLDNVDVSELEDAELAHIRNRKLGFVFQQFHLLPQLTALDNVMLPMVYASVSNAERRDRAMEALIKVGLEQRLSNKPNQLSGGQQQRVAIARAIVNRPVLLLADEPTGALDSHTTQEVLKIFQELNDTGITIVMVTHEPDVARLTKRIVWFKDGVVIHENLKPDEIGHVAGY; via the coding sequence ATGCCACTCCTTGGCGGCTACGCGATCGTTCGGCTAGAAAATATCTCCAAAATTTATGGAATTGGAGAAACTCTAGTTCAAGCCTTGGGTGGTGTTAGTTTAACGGTAAAAGCGGGCGAGTATTGCTCAATTATGGGGGCTTCTGGTTCTGGAAAATCAACAGCGATGAATATTATTGGCTGTTTGGATCGACCGACATCTGGTAAATATTATTTAGATAACGTTGACGTTTCCGAACTCGAAGATGCAGAACTAGCTCATATCCGCAATCGGAAGTTAGGATTTGTGTTTCAACAATTTCATCTGTTACCTCAACTGACGGCTTTAGACAACGTGATGCTACCGATGGTATATGCTAGCGTGTCTAATGCCGAAAGACGCGATCGCGCTATGGAAGCATTGATTAAAGTGGGTTTAGAACAACGCCTCTCCAATAAACCCAACCAGCTTTCGGGAGGACAACAGCAAAGGGTCGCAATTGCTAGAGCTATAGTCAATCGTCCGGTACTACTTCTAGCAGATGAACCAACTGGTGCTTTAGATTCTCACACAACTCAGGAAGTTTTGAAAATCTTTCAAGAACTTAATGATACTGGAATTACCATCGTCATGGTCACTCACGAGCCAGATGTCGCCAGATTAACTAAGCGCATTGTCTGGTTTAAAGATGGTGTCGTCATCCATGAAAATCTCAAACCGGATGAAATTGGTCATGTAGCAGGTTATTAG
- a CDS encoding Rieske 2Fe-2S domain-containing protein, with protein sequence MKSMLLGAPWLLAHKSMLKVNQPQKISLYGADYVMWKDAAGVIHSLPNACPHMGAMLSEGWCETESDGTSAVVCPFHALKFDAQGCTVLPGSSQKTLPQLKPLELIIQGDFIWSYGGCEPKVPIPTVLNDIAQNYYFVGHTADCSIETDLLSMLLNMHDYNHQNGTHRDLFRITEVEFHQFIDDGHQSHAFYDMPTAPYSLAEKLRKPDLMLLPHNIKAHLENHFPSLVIFHGEMPLGKAVQCHLFVPEAENRTRTYILLFGQAKHPIFKLLGNVYLNFGQVVVDQDADILGKIYPDTPQKIKLNNEVGMDWVRRNFESFPNVVSPNLSK encoded by the coding sequence ATGAAATCCATGCTTCTCGGCGCGCCCTGGTTGCTGGCACATAAGTCGATGCTCAAAGTTAACCAACCCCAGAAAATATCTTTGTACGGTGCTGACTATGTGATGTGGAAAGATGCTGCTGGAGTTATCCATAGCCTACCCAACGCCTGTCCCCATATGGGTGCGATGCTCTCGGAAGGATGGTGCGAAACCGAAAGCGATGGTACTAGCGCTGTAGTTTGCCCGTTTCATGCTTTGAAGTTTGATGCCCAAGGTTGCACTGTTTTACCAGGATCTAGCCAGAAAACCTTACCTCAACTCAAACCCCTAGAGCTAATTATTCAAGGAGATTTTATCTGGTCTTACGGCGGATGCGAGCCAAAAGTCCCCATTCCCACCGTACTCAACGATATCGCCCAAAATTACTACTTTGTCGGGCATACAGCCGATTGCAGCATCGAGACAGATTTGCTAAGTATGCTGCTGAATATGCACGACTACAATCACCAAAACGGCACTCACCGAGACTTATTTCGGATTACTGAAGTGGAATTCCATCAATTTATCGATGACGGGCATCAGTCTCATGCGTTCTATGATATGCCCACAGCCCCTTACAGCTTGGCAGAAAAGCTGAGGAAACCAGATTTGATGCTGCTGCCTCACAATATTAAAGCGCATTTGGAAAATCACTTCCCATCGCTGGTGATTTTTCATGGAGAAATGCCGTTGGGTAAAGCAGTGCAGTGTCATCTATTCGTCCCAGAAGCTGAGAATCGGACGCGGACTTACATTTTGCTATTCGGGCAAGCTAAGCATCCTATCTTTAAGCTGTTAGGTAACGTATATCTCAACTTTGGTCAGGTCGTAGTAGACCAAGATGCTGATATTCTGGGGAAAATTTATCCAGATACCCCTCAAAAAATTAAGCTCAACAATGAAGTGGGGATGGATTGGGTACGGCGCAATTTTGAAAGCTTCCCTAATGTAGTTTCACCTAACCTGTCAAAGTGA